The Anaerolineae bacterium genome segment GAGGTGAAAGCAGAGACAAAGTGAGTACGTCAACCGGTAGTCCACCATTGCGAGAATTGTCCCGCCATTCCATGAGTAAGGAGAAGGAGGAAATAGTATGAAAGCGATTGCTGTACGTCTCGTTGCCGTGTTGGTCATCCTGAGCCTGGTGCTCACAGCCTGTGCACCGGCCGCCACTCCCGCGCCGACCCAAGCGCCTACACAGCCGCCGACCCAAGCGCCCACACAGGCGCCCACGCAGGCACCGACCCAGGCACCCACTGCCGCCCCGAGCGGACCGGTGAAAGCGACGCCGGGGCAGAAGGTGGACATGGTGCTCCTGCCCAAGTTCCTGGGCAACATCGTCTTCGACCAGGCGCACCGCGGCGCTCAGGAGGCTCATGCG includes the following:
- a CDS encoding sugar ABC transporter substrate-binding protein — translated: MKAIAVRLVAVLVILSLVLTACAPAATPAPTQAPTQPPTQAPTQAPTQAPTQAPTAAPSGPVKATPGQKVDMVLLPKFLGNIVFDQAHRGAQEAHA